A single genomic interval of Bos taurus isolate L1 Dominette 01449 registration number 42190680 breed Hereford chromosome 6, ARS-UCD2.0, whole genome shotgun sequence harbors:
- the EREG gene encoding proepiregulin isoform X1, with protein MEPRRARQVPTLLLVLVFYLLQAVFSTTVIPSCIPGESGDNCTALVQTEDNPRVAQVSITKCSADMNGYCLHGQCIYLVDMSENYCRCEVGYTGVRCEHFFLTVQKPLSKEYVALTVILVILFLVIVAGSIYYFCRWYRNRKSKEPKKEYERVTSGDPALPQV; from the exons TTTTCTATCTTCTTCAAGCAGTCTTCAGTACAACTGTGATTCCTTCATGTATCCCAGGAGAGTCGGGAGATAACTGCACAGCATTAG TTCAAACTGAAGATAATCCACGTGTGGCTCAAGTGTCAATAACAAAGTGTAGTGCTGACATGAATGGCTACTGTTTGCATGGACAGTGCATCTACCTGGTAGACATGAGTGAAAATTACTGCAG GTGTGAAGTAGGTTACACTGGTGTCCGGTGTGAGCATTTCTTTTTAACCGTCCAAAAACCTCTGAGCAAAGAATATGTGGCTTTGACTGTGATTCTtgttatcttgttccttgtcatAGTTGCTGGTTCTATATACTACTTCTGCAGATG GTACAGAAATCGAAAAAGTAAAGAACCcaagaaagaatatgaaagagtGACCTCAGGGGATCCGGCATTGCCGCAAGTCTGA
- the EREG gene encoding proepiregulin isoform X2 — MEPRRARQVPTLLLVLVFSTTVIPSCIPGESGDNCTALVQTEDNPRVAQVSITKCSADMNGYCLHGQCIYLVDMSENYCRCEVGYTGVRCEHFFLTVQKPLSKEYVALTVILVILFLVIVAGSIYYFCRWYRNRKSKEPKKEYERVTSGDPALPQV; from the exons TCTTCAGTACAACTGTGATTCCTTCATGTATCCCAGGAGAGTCGGGAGATAACTGCACAGCATTAG TTCAAACTGAAGATAATCCACGTGTGGCTCAAGTGTCAATAACAAAGTGTAGTGCTGACATGAATGGCTACTGTTTGCATGGACAGTGCATCTACCTGGTAGACATGAGTGAAAATTACTGCAG GTGTGAAGTAGGTTACACTGGTGTCCGGTGTGAGCATTTCTTTTTAACCGTCCAAAAACCTCTGAGCAAAGAATATGTGGCTTTGACTGTGATTCTtgttatcttgttccttgtcatAGTTGCTGGTTCTATATACTACTTCTGCAGATG GTACAGAAATCGAAAAAGTAAAGAACCcaagaaagaatatgaaagagtGACCTCAGGGGATCCGGCATTGCCGCAAGTCTGA